A genomic region of Catalinimonas niigatensis contains the following coding sequences:
- the tsaE gene encoding tRNA (adenosine(37)-N6)-threonylcarbamoyltransferase complex ATPase subunit type 1 TsaE, which yields MPDTLGEVILRHPDEAQEAAKKIKALAADVKVWLFYGPMGVGKTTLIKAVCKSWGVTDTVSSPTFALVNEYQDAEHQIFYHFDFYRINNEEEAWDIGTEDYFYSGNYCFVEWPERIEGLLPENFIRIDMVLEADQSRRIYLSKHE from the coding sequence ATGCCTGATACATTGGGAGAAGTAATACTGAGGCACCCTGATGAAGCTCAGGAAGCCGCAAAAAAGATAAAGGCACTGGCAGCAGATGTAAAAGTATGGTTATTTTACGGACCCATGGGGGTAGGCAAAACTACCTTAATCAAGGCGGTTTGCAAAAGCTGGGGCGTAACAGATACCGTATCCAGCCCTACCTTTGCCCTGGTCAATGAATATCAGGATGCTGAGCATCAAATATTTTATCATTTTGACTTTTATAGAATAAATAATGAAGAAGAAGCCTGGGATATCGGCACAGAAGACTATTTTTATTCAGGTAATTACTGCTTTGTAGAGTGGCCGGAACGCATTGAGGGCTTGCTTCCCGAAAATTTTATTCGTATTGATATGGTACTAGAGGCAGACCAAAGCAGAAGAATCTATCTATCTAAACATGAGTGA